A single region of the Salipaludibacillus sp. LMS25 genome encodes:
- a CDS encoding helix-turn-helix transcriptional regulator, producing MNMVNSQSLTDYAQLFKLMNDENRLKILLYLNEKELCVCNIIDLLDMSQPAVSQHLKRLRDASLIKMRSHGQWKFYSLNEEGPHSEFVKKILAELPSAREDVEALNSNGKLVICTTVD from the coding sequence ATGAACATGGTGAACTCACAATCACTCACTGACTACGCTCAGTTATTTAAGCTCATGAATGATGAAAATCGCTTGAAAATCCTTCTTTATTTAAATGAAAAAGAATTATGTGTTTGTAACATCATCGATTTGTTAGACATGAGCCAGCCGGCAGTAAGCCAGCATTTAAAACGCCTAAGGGACGCCTCTTTAATAAAAATGCGCAGCCACGGACAATGGAAATTTTACAGCTTAAATGAAGAGGGACCACATAGTGAATTTGTTAAAAAAATTCTTGCTGAACTCCCTTCTGCCCGTGAGGACGTGGAGGCTTTAAATTCGAATGGAAAGCTTGTCATTTGTACGACTGTAGACTAG
- the murB gene encoding UDP-N-acetylmuramate dehydrogenase encodes MTNMMIYNELTAICGENNVFIDEPMSHHTLTKIGGKADVFVTPQTYEQVADVVRLNANYHLPFMLLGNGSNMIVKDGGVRGLVMYMSHLSSVRVEGTQLTAQGGAGIIHAAQIALEHSLTGLEFACGIPGSVGGAMVMNAGAYGGEVKDVIDHVKAVTPTGDLVILNKEDLALDYRTSIIGKKHYIVLEAVFKLEKGDAAEIKEKMADLTYRRESKQPLEYPSVGSVFKRPPGYFAGKLIQDSGLQGKGVGGAEVSTKHAGFIVNKNNATAADYIATIDMVRETVKQTFGVELELEAKIVGEDLTETAD; translated from the coding sequence ATGACTAATATGATGATATATAACGAATTAACAGCAATCTGTGGAGAAAATAATGTCTTTATAGATGAACCGATGTCCCACCATACATTAACAAAAATTGGAGGAAAAGCCGATGTATTTGTGACGCCACAAACGTATGAGCAAGTAGCTGACGTTGTCCGACTAAACGCCAACTATCATCTGCCATTTATGCTTCTAGGTAACGGTTCCAATATGATCGTGAAAGATGGTGGGGTACGTGGATTAGTGATGTATATGTCCCATTTATCAAGTGTGCGTGTCGAAGGGACTCAGTTGACTGCTCAAGGAGGGGCTGGGATTATCCATGCTGCACAAATAGCCCTTGAGCACAGTTTGACAGGACTTGAATTTGCTTGCGGTATTCCTGGATCTGTAGGCGGGGCAATGGTTATGAATGCAGGTGCCTATGGAGGAGAAGTGAAAGATGTGATTGACCACGTGAAGGCTGTCACGCCTACAGGTGACTTAGTCATACTTAACAAAGAGGACTTAGCGTTGGACTATCGCACGAGTATCATAGGGAAAAAGCACTATATTGTATTGGAGGCGGTGTTTAAACTGGAGAAAGGGGACGCCGCTGAGATTAAAGAAAAAATGGCTGATCTTACTTATCGCAGAGAGTCAAAGCAACCATTGGAGTATCCGTCTGTAGGAAGTGTTTTTAAACGTCCGCCAGGTTATTTTGCGGGAAAGCTCATCCAAGATAGCGGATTACAAGGGAAAGGTGTTGGGGGAGCGGAAGTGTCCACTAAACATGCTGGTTTTATTGTAAATAAAAATAATGCAACCGCAGCAGATTATATTGCGACAATTGACATGGTCCGTGAAACGGTTAAGCAAACATTTGGCGTAGAATTGGAATTGGAAGCGAAAATAGTTGGAGAGGATCTAACGGAGACGGCTGACTAA
- the mgtE gene encoding magnesium transporter, producing MVKLTKQNRHDYAQSILRAINAENIQQFRQLFFELHPQDQLDVYLTMSHSQRRKLYEYLSPEEFAEIFEELQIADQKKYLQELDDTYAQEMISHMSADNVADFLGEIHETKASAIIEGLEEKDAQDIKELLAYEEETAGAIMTKEFISLRASSTIKEVIELLRQEGPDAETIYYLYVINEKFELVGVVSLRDLITSDPNNLVKTVMSSRVVSVPTSEDQENVANLFKKYDFLAVPVTTEANKLVGIITVDDILDVMEEEATEDFGEFAASRGATDLTLSAFSAAKKRAPWIILLMFFGMITAGVIGQFEETLESVVLLAGFIPLIMDSAGNTGTQSLAVAVRSLALGQLEKKSLSKMVMREFSTGLMLGLMCAITLMIIIPFLHGSVWLAFIVGVSIFLSLSIATVIGTLVPLAINKMKLDPAIASGPFITTVNDIIGLLIYFSIATSLIAYL from the coding sequence ATGGTTAAATTAACAAAACAAAATCGTCACGACTATGCACAATCCATTTTAAGAGCAATTAACGCTGAAAATATTCAGCAGTTTAGACAACTTTTCTTTGAACTCCATCCACAAGATCAATTGGATGTCTATTTAACAATGTCTCACTCTCAACGTCGAAAATTATATGAGTATTTATCGCCTGAAGAATTTGCGGAGATCTTTGAAGAGCTTCAAATAGCTGATCAAAAAAAATATTTACAGGAATTAGATGACACATATGCACAAGAGATGATCTCACATATGTCAGCCGACAATGTAGCTGATTTCCTCGGTGAAATTCATGAAACGAAAGCCTCAGCTATTATCGAAGGCTTAGAGGAAAAAGATGCGCAAGATATTAAAGAGCTCCTCGCTTATGAAGAAGAGACTGCCGGTGCGATCATGACAAAGGAATTCATTAGCTTACGCGCCTCGTCTACTATAAAAGAAGTCATTGAATTATTGCGCCAAGAGGGACCAGATGCAGAGACCATTTATTATTTGTACGTTATTAACGAAAAATTTGAACTTGTGGGTGTTGTCTCACTACGTGATTTAATCACCTCTGATCCTAACAACCTTGTTAAAACAGTGATGAGCTCCCGCGTCGTGTCCGTTCCCACAAGTGAAGATCAAGAAAACGTTGCTAACTTATTTAAAAAATATGATTTTCTTGCTGTACCTGTCACAACGGAAGCGAATAAACTCGTTGGTATTATTACGGTTGATGACATCCTTGATGTTATGGAGGAAGAAGCCACTGAAGACTTCGGTGAATTTGCCGCTTCAAGAGGGGCAACAGATTTAACACTTTCAGCATTCTCAGCAGCTAAAAAACGGGCTCCTTGGATTATTCTGCTTATGTTTTTTGGCATGATAACAGCAGGAGTTATAGGACAATTTGAAGAAACACTTGAATCGGTCGTTCTTCTTGCCGGGTTTATACCGTTAATTATGGACTCAGCCGGTAACACCGGAACCCAATCATTAGCTGTCGCTGTCCGGTCGCTTGCTCTTGGACAGCTTGAAAAGAAAAGTCTCAGTAAAATGGTCATGAGGGAATTTAGCACGGGACTGATGCTTGGCTTAATGTGTGCTATCACGTTAATGATCATTATTCCATTTTTACACGGTAGCGTTTGGCTCGCTTTTATTGTTGGGGTCTCTATTTTCCTCTCTCTTAGTATCGCGACTGTTATTGGGACACTCGTTCCACTAGCGATTAATAAGATGAAGCTTGATCCTGCGATTGCCTCAGGACCTTTTATTACGACCGTGAACGATATTATCGGGTTGCTCATTTACTTTTCAATTGCCACTTCCCTAATTGCTTATTTATAG
- a CDS encoding ferritin-like domain-containing protein, translating to MDAKMKELIAGLNEDLANEYAAVIMYTYNAAVVSGLYRQVLKPFFEGEVKDETGHALYLSEKIKTLGGQPTTTPANVKQLTDVKDMLEEALKAEKETIDRYEQRKEQAEALGLTELVVKLDDFIADETVHKEEMERLLDDPRL from the coding sequence ATGGATGCAAAAATGAAAGAACTCATTGCCGGACTGAACGAAGACCTTGCTAATGAATATGCCGCTGTCATTATGTACACCTACAACGCCGCAGTCGTGTCTGGTCTTTATCGCCAAGTTTTAAAGCCTTTTTTTGAAGGGGAAGTAAAAGACGAAACTGGACACGCCCTCTACCTTTCTGAAAAAATTAAGACGTTGGGAGGACAGCCTACAACGACGCCAGCTAACGTAAAACAGCTGACCGATGTGAAGGATATGCTAGAAGAAGCTCTCAAAGCTGAGAAAGAAACGATTGATCGATACGAACAACGGAAGGAACAAGCCGAAGCCCTCGGTTTAACAGAACTCGTTGTAAAGTTAGACGATTTTATTGCCGATGAAACCGTCCATAAAGAAGAAATGGAACGGTTGCTAGACGACCCGAGACTCTAA